Proteins co-encoded in one Arachis hypogaea cultivar Tifrunner chromosome 13, arahy.Tifrunner.gnm2.J5K5, whole genome shotgun sequence genomic window:
- the LOC140177911 gene encoding uncharacterized protein — protein sequence MLMTRRIGMEGLGKFVQIIGSRLMCVGRTTELIGAEQQEVVDKAAAVERSYKTKIDELEKSIKERDDVIVSAVAKAKESEEEVTRLRDQIRLLQSEVMENDVAKGGLTARIHELEENGMEMFSYGFERAVSQISLLAPEFDIGRLDMTKIVANGKLAVDGTVEEHDENIPPPS from the exons ATGCTTATGACTCGTCGGATCGGTATGGAAGGACTTGGCAAATTTGTTCAG ATCATTGGTTCCCGCTTGATGTGTGTTGGTCGCACTACCGAGCTCATAGGTGCTGAACAGCAGGAGGTTGTAGATAAGGCTGCCGCTGTTGAGAGGTCGTATAAGACTAAGATTGATGAATTGGAGAAGTCGATAAAAGAGAGGGATGATGTTATTGTTAGTGCTGTTGCGAAGGCAAAGGAGTCGGAAGAGGAGGTAACTCGGCTGAGAGATCAGATTCGACTACTGCAATCTGAGGTGATGGAAAATGATGTTGCCAAAGGTGGTCTCACAGCTCGTATTCATGAGTTGGAAGAGAATGGTATGGAGATGTTCTCTTATGGATTCGAACGAGCTGTGAGCCAGATTTCTTTGTTGGCTCCCGAGTTTGATATTGGTCGGCTTGATATGACGAAGATAGTAGCAAATGGGAAGTTAGCTGTGGACGGGACGGTGGAGGAGCATGATGAGAATATTCCCCCTCCCTCTTAG